The nucleotide sequence CGTACATCGCCAATACTTCCGCCGAATACCCTTCCCCCTCGTAAATATAAAGCGGCGCCGCCATGGTCAGGCCAGGGCGCCCCGCCTTGCGGCCTTCGACCAGCACCAACCTCGCCCCCTCCCCCAGGCGGGAATGGACGCAGCGCAGCCGCTTCGGCTCCAGGCGAAGGCGCTGCATGGCCGACAAAATTTCGGCCAGGCGCTCGGCGAGGTGGATGAGGTAAAAGTGCCCCCCCTGTTTGAGCAGATACTGGCCGGCGGCGAGAAAATCCTCCAGCCCTCCGGCCAGTTCGTGCCGGGCGACGGCCCGCTCGTCCCCGGGGGCGATCTTGCCGGTGCCGGTGGGACGAAAGGGGGGATTGCTCAAGACCACATCGCGGGATTCGGGCGCGAGCGCACTGCGCAGATCCCGCAGATCCCGATGGAGAATGGTGATCCGCTCGGCCAGACCATTAAGAACCGCCCCGCGCCGCG is from Desulfuromonas acetexigens and encodes:
- a CDS encoding tRNA1(Val) (adenine(37)-N6)-methyltransferase, which gives rise to MDEFPLAPDETLDDLRCGGLRIIQRRDGYRFSLDPVLLCAFARIGAGESVVDLGTGSGVIPLLLARRTAAGSIVGVEIQEQAADRARRGAVLNGLAERITILHRDLRDLRSALAPESRDVVLSNPPFRPTGTGKIAPGDERAVARHELAGGLEDFLAAGQYLLKQGGHFYLIHLAERLAEILSAMQRLRLEPKRLRCVHSRLGEGARLVLVEGRKAGRPGLTMAAPLYIYEGEGYSAEVLAMYGD